A stretch of the Bacteroidota bacterium genome encodes the following:
- a CDS encoding NAD(P)H-hydrate dehydratase, with translation MKKVLSVEQIREADAYTIKNEPVASIDLMERASMKCVKWLEAYMDRIYAFYIFCGPGNNGGDGLAIARLLAEKGFEVKVVIPEITENYSLDFKINHDRLVQQQKCEIISLKSLDNFPDIPENHIIIDAIFGSGLSKPVSGLAAELINEINKLACITIAIDIPSGLFADRSSVIEKASIIQADYTLSFQSSKLAFFMPENDRFVGKWEILSIGLNEKYIDEVKVKDYLIKKNDCRKIYKKRTKFSHKGNYGHALLVAGSLGKMGAAVLASKACLRSGVGLLTSHIPQVGNDVLQTAVPEAMISLGRFENSFSNVPDLNNYSAIGAGPGIGTEEQTRNALKVLIQNTHVPMVFDADALNILAENKTWLAFLPKGCVITPHPKEFERLAGKSTNDFERVALAKEFAVKHDLVVVLKGAYTQIVTPLGDCFFNCTGNPGMATAGSGDVLTGIILSLMAQGYTGVHAALIGVYVHGLAGDKAAKKSGETSLIASDIIENLGKAFKEIEIKKV, from the coding sequence ATGAAAAAAGTATTGTCTGTAGAACAAATTCGTGAGGCTGATGCTTATACCATCAAAAATGAGCCTGTCGCTTCAATTGATCTGATGGAAAGAGCTTCAATGAAATGTGTGAAATGGCTGGAAGCATATATGGATCGGATTTATGCCTTTTATATTTTTTGTGGGCCGGGCAATAACGGAGGTGATGGTTTGGCAATTGCCCGATTGTTAGCAGAAAAAGGTTTTGAAGTAAAGGTTGTTATTCCCGAGATTACAGAAAATTATTCACTTGATTTTAAAATAAACCATGATCGACTGGTACAACAGCAAAAATGTGAAATAATTAGCTTAAAATCTTTAGACAATTTTCCTGATATCCCCGAAAATCATATCATTATTGATGCAATATTTGGTTCCGGATTATCAAAGCCTGTTAGTGGATTGGCAGCTGAGCTTATTAATGAGATTAATAAATTAGCTTGTATAACCATTGCCATCGATATTCCTTCCGGATTGTTTGCAGATCGATCATCGGTTATTGAGAAAGCTTCAATTATTCAGGCGGATTATACTTTATCGTTTCAATCTTCAAAACTTGCTTTTTTTATGCCTGAAAATGACAGGTTTGTTGGGAAATGGGAGATTCTATCCATCGGGTTAAATGAAAAATATATTGATGAGGTTAAGGTCAAGGATTATTTAATCAAGAAAAATGATTGCAGAAAAATTTACAAAAAGAGAACTAAGTTTTCACATAAAGGAAATTACGGTCATGCTCTGCTAGTGGCGGGAAGTCTGGGGAAAATGGGTGCAGCAGTACTGGCTTCAAAGGCATGTTTGCGTTCCGGAGTGGGGTTACTTACTTCACATATTCCCCAGGTTGGAAATGATGTATTGCAAACCGCAGTTCCTGAAGCAATGATCAGCCTGGGCCGATTTGAAAACTCTTTTAGTAATGTGCCTGATTTAAATAATTATTCAGCTATTGGTGCAGGACCCGGCATTGGAACCGAGGAGCAAACCCGCAATGCCTTAAAAGTACTTATTCAAAACACTCATGTACCAATGGTATTTGATGCAGATGCTTTAAATATCCTTGCTGAAAACAAAACCTGGCTGGCTTTTTTGCCAAAAGGCTGTGTAATTACACCACATCCAAAGGAATTTGAACGCTTAGCTGGTAAATCAACGAATGATTTTGAAAGAGTCGCGTTAGCGAAGGAATTTGCCGTTAAACACGATCTGGTTGTTGTTTTAAAAGGGGCATACACACAAATTGTAACTCCTTTGGGCGATTGTTTTTTTAATTGTACCGGAAATCCGGGAATGGCAACTGCTGGAAGTGGGGATGTGCTTACAGGCATTATTTTAAGCTTAATGGCTCAAGGTTACACCGGTGTTCATGCTGCATTAATAGGGGTTTATGTGCATGGATTGGCCGGTGATAAGGCAGCAAAGAAATCAGGCGAAACCTCATTAATAGCAAGCGATATTATCGAAAATTTGGGTAAAGCATTTAAGGAAATTGAAATTAAAAAAGTTTGA
- a CDS encoding DMT family transporter codes for MNKSNQFKGVIWALIGAISMSNVYIFSKAALTEIHLIQFGFYWFGLGLLWNLIYSVKTKKLQHIKGFSRSSFIAIGVIGLLELVSTTLFFIAIKSADNPAVISFLADTNPLFVAILGVVLLKERFNLIESSGMVFIILGALIISYKGDTGLNNLLIPGSQYILLSVSLYAFAIIYAKRKIKLIPPAILSINRSLLLFIFSFILLISYGFSIKISWMVFFNLLIGSLLGPFLTGLANYSSLQYIEASKSSIIRSSRSLFVVIGAYLYFGTLPQSYQLLGGLFTLTGVIIISLGKSFTKHPKKTFKLSS; via the coding sequence ATGAACAAAAGCAATCAGTTTAAGGGTGTTATATGGGCATTGATTGGTGCAATTTCCATGTCAAATGTCTATATATTCAGTAAAGCTGCTTTAACTGAAATTCATTTAATCCAATTTGGGTTTTACTGGTTTGGTTTGGGTTTGCTCTGGAATTTGATTTATTCGGTAAAAACAAAGAAACTACAGCATATTAAAGGTTTTAGCCGTTCATCCTTTATTGCGATTGGGGTAATAGGCTTACTTGAATTAGTCTCTACCACTTTATTTTTCATAGCGATAAAATCAGCTGATAACCCTGCTGTAATTTCATTTCTGGCAGATACCAACCCATTGTTTGTTGCAATTCTGGGAGTCGTACTTTTAAAAGAACGATTTAATTTAATTGAATCATCGGGAATGGTGTTCATCATCTTGGGTGCACTAATTATCAGCTATAAAGGGGATACAGGATTAAACAATCTGTTGATTCCAGGCTCACAATATATCTTACTATCTGTATCACTCTATGCCTTTGCAATCATTTATGCTAAAAGAAAAATTAAACTGATACCCCCGGCTATCCTAAGCATTAACAGATCTTTGCTATTATTTATTTTTTCATTCATTCTCTTAATATCCTACGGATTTTCCATTAAAATTTCATGGATGGTATTCTTTAACTTACTGATTGGATCATTATTGGGGCCATTTTTAACCGGTCTGGCAAATTATTCCTCTCTTCAATATATTGAAGCATCCAAATCATCAATCATCAGAAGCAGCCGAAGCTTGTTTGTGGTGATCGGAGCCTATCTCTATTTTGGCACCTTACCCCAATCGTATCAGCTTTTGGGAGGATTATTCACCTTAACCGGAGTGATTATCATTTCACTGGGCAAATCATTTACAAAACATCCAAAAAAAACATTCAAGTTATCTTCCTGA
- a CDS encoding type IIA DNA topoisomerase subunit B, with product MSENYTEDSIRSLDWKEHIRLRPGMYIGKLGDGASQDDGIYVLIKEIIDNAIDEFVMGNGRNIDVDISDKMVSIRDYGRGMPLGKVIDCVSKINTGAKYDSKVFKKAVGLNGVGSKAVNAMSSYFKVQSIREGHTKIVEYKRGELMLDAEIVPSIEKDGTLINFIPDDQIFGNFHYIMDYVEKLLWNYVFLNNGLTINFNGEKLIAKNGIVDLLERNINGNGPILYPIIHITEDDLDFAFTHSSKQYGEEYYSFVNGQHTTQGGTHQATFREAIVKTIREFYNKDFDTSDIHTSILAVVSLKVQEPVFESQTKTKLGSQHIEPEGQTIRNYITDIVKRNLDNFLHKNPDTAESLLLKIMQNQKERKEIAGIKKLAKESVKKVSLHNKKLRDCRIHYNSNHENRLDTILFITEGDSASGSITKSRNVNTQAVFSLKGKPLNCYGLSKKIVYENDEFNLLQSALNIEDGIENLRYNNVVIATDADVDGMHIRLLLLTFFLQFYPDLIKSGHVYILQTPLFRVRNKKTTKYCYSEEERQKAISSLGVNPEITRFKGLGEISPDEFKHFIGSTMRLDPVLLTRDASISDILSFYMGKNTPTRQNFIIDNLRIEEDFVVEDKVA from the coding sequence ATGTCAGAAAATTACACTGAAGATAGTATAAGATCGCTTGACTGGAAGGAGCATATCCGACTTAGACCAGGAATGTATATTGGGAAGCTTGGTGACGGTGCTTCGCAGGATGATGGGATTTATGTTTTAATCAAAGAAATTATTGATAATGCCATTGATGAATTTGTAATGGGCAATGGCAGAAACATCGACGTTGATATCTCTGACAAAATGGTTAGCATCCGTGATTACGGTCGCGGAATGCCACTCGGAAAAGTAATTGATTGCGTTTCGAAAATCAACACCGGTGCCAAATACGATTCTAAAGTTTTCAAAAAAGCTGTTGGATTGAATGGAGTAGGTTCAAAAGCAGTAAATGCCATGTCATCCTATTTCAAGGTCCAGTCAATTCGTGAAGGACACACTAAAATTGTAGAATACAAACGGGGTGAGCTCATGCTGGATGCCGAAATTGTTCCTTCAATTGAAAAAGATGGCACCTTAATTAATTTCATACCTGACGATCAGATTTTCGGCAATTTCCATTATATCATGGATTATGTTGAAAAACTGCTTTGGAATTATGTTTTTCTGAATAACGGCCTGACCATCAATTTTAATGGAGAAAAACTTATTGCAAAAAACGGAATTGTAGATTTACTTGAACGGAATATTAATGGAAACGGCCCCATCTTATATCCAATCATCCACATTACCGAAGATGATTTGGATTTTGCATTTACACATAGCTCAAAGCAATACGGAGAAGAATATTACTCGTTTGTAAACGGACAGCATACAACGCAAGGAGGTACACATCAGGCAACATTTCGGGAAGCAATCGTAAAAACCATTCGTGAGTTTTACAACAAAGATTTTGATACTTCTGATATTCATACCTCAATTCTGGCAGTTGTAAGTTTAAAAGTCCAGGAACCGGTTTTTGAGTCACAAACCAAAACAAAATTAGGTTCTCAGCATATTGAGCCCGAAGGTCAAACCATTCGCAATTACATCACAGATATTGTTAAACGAAATCTGGATAACTTTTTACATAAGAACCCGGACACCGCCGAATCATTATTGCTTAAAATAATGCAAAACCAGAAGGAGCGAAAAGAGATAGCCGGGATTAAAAAACTGGCTAAAGAAAGTGTAAAGAAAGTCAGCCTTCATAATAAGAAGCTTAGAGATTGCCGCATTCATTATAATTCAAATCATGAAAACCGTTTAGATACCATCCTTTTTATAACCGAGGGTGATTCAGCTAGTGGATCAATTACAAAATCGAGAAATGTAAACACACAGGCGGTTTTTAGCTTAAAAGGGAAACCCTTGAATTGTTACGGCCTCAGTAAAAAAATAGTTTACGAGAATGATGAATTTAATTTGCTTCAGTCGGCACTCAACATTGAAGATGGCATAGAAAACCTGAGATACAACAATGTGGTTATTGCTACCGATGCCGATGTGGACGGGATGCACATTCGATTATTGCTCTTAACGTTTTTTCTTCAATTCTATCCCGACCTCATCAAATCAGGACATGTATACATTTTGCAAACACCATTATTCAGGGTACGAAATAAAAAAACGACGAAGTATTGCTATTCGGAAGAAGAACGCCAAAAAGCAATCAGTAGCCTGGGTGTAAATCCTGAAATAACACGATTTAAAGGGTTAGGGGAAATTTCACCTGACGAATTCAAGCATTTTATCGGTTCAACAATGCGCTTAGATCCTGTACTGCTTACCAGAGATGCGAGCATATCGGATATTCTTTCGTTTTATATGGGGAAAAATACTCCAACGCGACAAAATTTCATCATCGATAACCTCAGAATTGAGGAAGATTTTGTGGTAGAAGATAAAGTGGCTTAA
- the rlmD gene encoding 23S rRNA (uracil(1939)-C(5))-methyltransferase RlmD: MPRRNNKQSFPILKNVEIVDAGSEGKAIARVENQVIFVPFVVPGDIVDIQITKAKKSYKEGKAVHFHKYSTLRIEPKCSHFGVCGGCKWQNLSYEQQLIYKQKQVKDCLERIAKVEFPEISPILAAEDVFYYRNKLEYSFSDRKWLSEFSKNEDHSKTNFNGVGFHIPGIFDKIVDIEHCYLQAEPSNKIRLAIKDYAFKHQLSFYNARHWTGFLRNLTIRTSNTGDLMVILVVGQRDEENIKNLMNFIKDEFPEITSLFYVINQKQNDDISDQTFVHFHGKQFNTEQMTSLLAPQTQLKFKVGPISFFQTNSKQANHLYDIAAEFAGFKGHETVYDLYTGTGSIAIFIAGSVKKVIGLEYVPSAIEDAKVNASLNQINNASFHAGIIEKILTEDFVTQNGRPEIIITDPPRAGMHQKVIDQLNIILAEKIVYISCNPATQARDLALLNDNYRVVRVQPVDMFPHTHHVENVVLLEKRV, from the coding sequence ATGCCCAGAAGAAATAACAAACAAAGTTTTCCAATTCTTAAAAATGTTGAAATTGTTGATGCAGGCTCCGAAGGAAAAGCCATTGCACGGGTTGAGAATCAGGTGATATTCGTTCCATTCGTGGTTCCGGGCGATATTGTTGACATTCAAATTACAAAAGCCAAAAAATCGTATAAGGAAGGAAAAGCAGTCCATTTTCATAAATATTCAACATTACGAATTGAACCGAAATGTTCGCATTTTGGCGTATGCGGTGGATGCAAATGGCAGAACTTATCGTACGAACAACAGTTGATTTATAAACAAAAACAGGTTAAAGACTGTTTGGAAAGAATTGCCAAAGTAGAATTTCCTGAAATTTCACCCATTCTGGCAGCTGAGGATGTTTTTTATTATCGAAACAAACTTGAATATTCTTTCTCCGACCGAAAATGGTTAAGCGAATTTTCGAAAAATGAAGATCACAGCAAAACCAATTTCAATGGTGTTGGGTTTCATATTCCTGGCATATTCGATAAAATTGTAGATATTGAACATTGCTATTTGCAAGCAGAACCATCAAATAAAATTCGACTGGCTATTAAAGATTATGCCTTCAAGCATCAACTATCCTTCTATAATGCCCGCCATTGGACCGGGTTTTTACGTAACCTGACCATAAGAACAAGCAATACGGGCGATTTAATGGTAATTTTGGTTGTTGGTCAAAGGGATGAAGAAAACATCAAAAATCTGATGAACTTCATCAAGGATGAATTTCCTGAGATTACCTCCCTTTTTTATGTCATCAATCAAAAACAAAATGACGATATTTCTGATCAGACCTTTGTACATTTTCATGGAAAACAGTTCAACACCGAGCAAATGACTTCTTTGCTTGCCCCACAAACGCAGTTGAAATTCAAGGTAGGGCCCATTTCATTCTTTCAAACAAACTCAAAACAAGCCAACCATTTATATGATATTGCAGCCGAATTTGCGGGTTTTAAAGGTCACGAAACAGTGTATGATCTTTATACCGGAACGGGTAGTATTGCCATCTTCATTGCCGGTTCTGTAAAAAAAGTTATTGGGCTTGAATATGTTCCTTCCGCAATCGAAGATGCCAAAGTAAATGCAAGCCTTAATCAAATAAATAATGCTTCTTTTCATGCGGGCATTATTGAAAAGATTTTGACTGAAGATTTTGTAACTCAGAATGGAAGGCCTGAGATTATCATTACAGATCCACCCAGGGCAGGGATGCACCAAAAAGTGATTGATCAATTGAATATTATTCTGGCAGAAAAAATTGTGTACATCAGTTGCAATCCTGCGACACAGGCACGTGATCTTGCGCTATTAAATGATAATTACAGAGTTGTTAGGGTGCAACCGGTAGATATGTTCCCACATACGCATCATGTTGAAAATGTGGTTTTACTTGAAAAG